In the Kitasatospora terrestris genome, one interval contains:
- a CDS encoding serine protease, with amino-acid sequence MRGVHAGLRWAAVVAAAAGAVLPARPAAAIEGGWDADVAHHPYQVAVEYRGAHICAGSVLGPSSVLAPAHCADVMSTAALTVSVGTVLRKADPNDPTARGLRQRVVGVAVHPAYDPSTRAADLAVLTLAAPLALGDGLRAVTLPAQDSEPAPGTTATVSGWGATSTQTSRSPKLRAARVTVVPWTVCAAAAGTAGAATAPSPAVAAPAVTPPPAVAGELCAVPERAHLRRGDDGNPLIAGDTLIGITAAPEPPGADGGSGSRFVNTGAYSAWIRTAARLPAASG; translated from the coding sequence ATGCGCGGAGTACACGCGGGGCTTCGATGGGCGGCGGTCGTCGCCGCCGCGGCGGGGGCGGTCCTGCCCGCCCGGCCCGCCGCAGCCATCGAAGGCGGCTGGGACGCCGACGTCGCGCACCACCCGTACCAAGTGGCGGTCGAGTACCGCGGCGCGCACATCTGCGCCGGCAGCGTCCTCGGCCCGTCCAGCGTGCTCGCCCCCGCCCACTGCGCCGACGTGATGTCCACCGCCGCGCTCACCGTCAGCGTGGGCACCGTCCTGCGCAAGGCCGACCCGAACGACCCGACCGCGCGCGGCCTGCGCCAGCGCGTCGTCGGCGTCGCCGTACACCCCGCGTACGACCCCTCCACGCGGGCCGCGGACCTCGCCGTCCTCACCCTGGCCGCGCCGCTCGCACTCGGCGACGGCCTGCGGGCGGTCACCCTCCCCGCCCAGGACAGCGAACCGGCCCCGGGGACGACCGCCACCGTCTCCGGCTGGGGCGCGACCAGCACCCAGACCTCCCGCTCGCCGAAGCTCCGCGCGGCCCGGGTCACCGTCGTCCCGTGGACCGTCTGCGCCGCCGCGGCCGGTACGGCCGGGGCCGCCACCGCTCCGAGTCCTGCGGTCGCCGCTCCTGCGGTCACCCCGCCCCCGGCCGTCGCCGGTGAACTGTGCGCCGTCCCCGAACGCGCCCACCTGCGCCGCGGCGACGACGGCAACCCGCTGATCGCCGGCGACACCCTGATCGGCATCACCGCAGCACCCGAACCGCCCGGAGCGGACGGCGGCAGCGGCTCCCGCTTCGTCAACACCGGCGCGTACAGCGCCTGGATCCGCACCGCCGCCCGCCTGCCCGCCGCCTCCGGGTGA
- a CDS encoding RNA polymerase sigma factor — MTERGAAAAVETVFRIESARIIAGVTRIVRDVGIAEEIAQDALVAALEQWPRSGVPDRPGAWLMTTAKHRAVDLVRRRETYARKLAEVGRSLEDVPPPEPADADDIDDDLLRLVFTACHPVLSAEARIALTLRLIGGLTTAEIARAFLVPEPTVAQRIVRAKRTIATARVPFEVPYGADRAARLSSVLEVIYLIFNEGYAATAGDDLLRPALCEDALRLARVLAGLAPDEPEVHGLAALLEFQASRLAARTGPDGEPVLLADQNRARWDRLLIRRGVAALGRAGSGPYAVQAAIAGCHATAARYEDTDWTRIAALYGRLAVLTPSPVVELNRAVAVSMAEGPEAGLALVDRLAQAPALRGYHLLPSVRGDLLERLGRPAEARAEFERAAALAGNARERALLLDRAARLTPPQP, encoded by the coding sequence GTGACGGAGCGGGGCGCGGCGGCTGCGGTCGAGACGGTGTTCAGGATCGAGTCGGCGCGGATCATCGCCGGCGTCACCCGGATCGTGCGGGACGTCGGGATCGCCGAGGAGATCGCGCAGGACGCGCTGGTCGCGGCGCTGGAGCAGTGGCCGCGGTCCGGCGTCCCGGACCGGCCGGGGGCGTGGCTGATGACCACCGCCAAGCACCGGGCGGTCGACCTGGTGCGCCGCAGGGAGACGTACGCCCGCAAGCTGGCGGAGGTCGGCCGGTCGCTGGAGGACGTGCCTCCGCCGGAGCCCGCCGACGCGGACGACATCGACGACGACCTGCTGCGGCTGGTCTTCACCGCCTGCCACCCGGTGCTGTCGGCGGAGGCCCGGATCGCGCTCACCCTGCGGCTGATCGGCGGCCTGACCACGGCGGAGATCGCCCGGGCGTTCCTGGTGCCGGAGCCGACGGTCGCCCAGCGGATCGTCCGGGCGAAGCGGACCATCGCCACCGCCAGGGTGCCGTTCGAGGTGCCGTACGGGGCGGACCGGGCGGCCCGGCTGTCCTCGGTGCTCGAAGTGATCTACCTGATCTTCAACGAGGGGTACGCGGCGACAGCCGGCGACGACCTGCTCCGGCCGGCCCTGTGCGAGGACGCGCTGCGCCTGGCCCGGGTGCTGGCCGGGCTCGCACCGGACGAACCGGAGGTGCACGGCCTGGCGGCGCTGCTGGAGTTCCAGGCCTCGCGGCTGGCGGCCCGGACCGGTCCGGACGGTGAGCCGGTGCTGCTCGCCGACCAGAACCGGGCCCGCTGGGACCGGCTGCTGATCCGCCGCGGGGTCGCGGCGCTGGGTCGGGCGGGCAGCGGACCGTACGCCGTGCAGGCGGCGATCGCCGGGTGCCACGCGACGGCGGCCCGGTACGAGGACACCGACTGGACCCGGATCGCCGCGCTCTACGGCCGGCTCGCCGTCCTCACGCCCTCGCCGGTGGTGGAACTGAACCGGGCCGTCGCGGTGTCCATGGCGGAGGGGCCCGAGGCGGGGCTGGCGTTGGTGGACCGACTGGCGCAGGCCCCGGCCCTGCGCGGGTACCACCTGCTGCCGAGCGTCCGGGGCGACCTGCTGGAGCGGCTCGGACGCCCGGCGGAGGCCCGCGCGGAGTTCGAACGGGCAGCCGCCCTGGCCGGCAACGCCCGGGAGCGCGCACTCCTGCTCGACCGAGCCGCCCGGCTGACACCCCCGCAGCCGTAG
- a CDS encoding helix-turn-helix domain-containing protein, with protein MPVDNPRRSGAGRVGRPRAQARPDSDLSPREEVLAAAAELFTRDGYAATTTRAVAEKAGMRQASLYHWFAGKEDILATLLESTVEPSLGRAADLLAAVETDPAARLWALAAYDAALLHRGLYNLGALYQLPEVRGERFQGFRRARAELKAAYGELLLLLTPGEGDLELRTDLLFGLVEGGVAVARERADRDADRVAGAVAAAALRFAGVPADAAAPAARAGAALLAAPRPAAG; from the coding sequence ATGCCCGTCGACAACCCCCGCCGCAGCGGCGCCGGACGCGTCGGCCGCCCCCGCGCCCAGGCCAGGCCGGACAGCGACCTGAGCCCCCGGGAGGAGGTCCTGGCCGCCGCCGCCGAACTCTTCACCCGGGACGGCTACGCGGCCACCACCACCCGCGCCGTCGCCGAGAAGGCCGGCATGCGGCAGGCCAGCCTCTACCACTGGTTCGCCGGCAAGGAGGACATCCTCGCCACCCTGCTGGAATCCACCGTCGAACCCTCGCTCGGCCGCGCCGCCGACCTGCTCGCCGCTGTGGAGACCGACCCCGCCGCCCGCCTCTGGGCGCTCGCCGCGTACGACGCCGCCCTGCTCCACCGTGGCCTGTACAACCTCGGCGCGCTCTACCAGCTCCCCGAGGTGCGCGGCGAGCGCTTCCAGGGCTTCCGCCGGGCCCGCGCCGAACTCAAGGCCGCCTACGGCGAACTGCTCCTCCTGCTCACCCCGGGCGAGGGCGACCTGGAGCTGCGCACCGACCTGCTGTTCGGCCTGGTCGAGGGCGGCGTCGCGGTCGCCCGCGAACGCGCCGACCGGGACGCGGACCGCGTCGCCGGGGCCGTCGCCGCCGCGGCCCTGCGCTTCGCGGGGGTCCCCGCCGACGCTGCCGCCCCGGCCGCCCGCGCGGGCGCCGCGCTGCTCGCCGCGCCCCGGCCCGCCGCGGGCTGA
- a CDS encoding amino acid permease, producing MTTSAPPAPRPTDGPPSRPAGPYPQQLHRTMGRFASFAAGFSFISVLTTVFQLFAFGYGFAGPAFFWSWPLVLGGQLLVAACFAELAARYPISGAIYQWASRLGSAGYGWFTGVLMVLGQIVVVTAAALALQVVLPSLWSGFQLIGGESALDTPTGAANAVLLGGALIALTTLVNVLDNRVLSVVNGIGVTAELVGIALIVVLLLTHAERTPTVVLHTGHSGGGYLGAFLVGSFTAAYVLIGFDSAGELSEETVDPRRTAPRTILTALLAAGAGGGLLLLGGLLAAPSLTDGRLATDGLSYVLTSTLGDGPGRALLADVAVAICVGTLAMQTAGARMLFSMARDGVLPGSRRLAAVSPRTGMPSAAATAVGVLAVGFLLVNLAAPNAFLALETTCIALVYTAYSLVVGAALVRRLRGLPLGPAYAPAVDERGRPLFSLGRWGLPVNALALLYGAAMTVNLAWPRAAVYDPTGGHWYLRWFTVLTVAAALLLGTAYRLATTRRR from the coding sequence ATGACCACCAGCGCTCCCCCCGCCCCCCGTCCGACCGACGGCCCCCCGTCGCGGCCCGCCGGGCCCTACCCCCAGCAACTGCACCGCACCATGGGCCGGTTCGCCTCCTTCGCGGCGGGCTTCTCGTTCATCTCGGTGCTCACCACGGTGTTCCAGCTGTTCGCGTTCGGGTACGGGTTCGCCGGGCCCGCGTTCTTCTGGAGCTGGCCGCTGGTGCTCGGCGGCCAACTGCTGGTCGCCGCCTGCTTCGCCGAGCTGGCCGCCCGCTACCCGATCTCGGGCGCCATCTACCAGTGGGCGTCGCGGCTGGGCAGCGCCGGCTACGGCTGGTTCACCGGGGTGCTGATGGTGCTCGGCCAGATCGTCGTGGTGACGGCGGCGGCGCTCGCCCTGCAGGTGGTCCTGCCCTCCCTCTGGTCGGGCTTCCAACTGATCGGCGGCGAAAGCGCGTTGGATACCCCGACCGGTGCCGCCAACGCCGTCCTGCTGGGCGGCGCGCTGATCGCCCTCACCACCCTGGTCAACGTCCTCGACAACCGGGTGCTCTCGGTCGTCAACGGCATCGGCGTGACCGCCGAACTCGTCGGCATCGCCCTGATCGTGGTCCTGCTGCTCACCCACGCCGAGCGCACCCCGACCGTCGTCCTGCACACCGGCCACAGCGGCGGCGGGTACCTCGGCGCCTTCCTGGTCGGCTCGTTCACCGCCGCCTACGTCCTGATCGGCTTCGACAGTGCGGGCGAGCTCTCCGAGGAGACCGTCGACCCGCGGCGCACCGCGCCCCGCACCATCCTCACCGCGCTGCTCGCCGCCGGCGCGGGCGGCGGACTCCTGCTGCTCGGCGGGCTGCTCGCCGCACCCAGCCTCACCGACGGCCGGCTCGCCACCGACGGCCTGTCGTACGTGCTCACCAGCACGCTCGGCGACGGCCCGGGCCGGGCGCTGCTGGCGGACGTGGCGGTCGCGATCTGCGTCGGCACCCTGGCCATGCAGACCGCCGGCGCCCGGATGCTGTTCTCGATGGCCCGCGACGGCGTCCTGCCCGGCTCCCGCCGGCTCGCCGCGGTCTCGCCGCGCACCGGCATGCCGTCCGCCGCGGCGACCGCCGTCGGCGTGCTGGCGGTCGGCTTCCTGCTGGTGAACCTGGCCGCCCCGAACGCCTTCCTGGCGCTGGAGACCACCTGCATCGCGCTCGTCTACACCGCGTACTCCCTGGTGGTCGGCGCCGCGCTGGTCCGCCGCCTGCGCGGGCTCCCGCTCGGCCCGGCCTACGCCCCCGCGGTCGACGAACGCGGCCGCCCGCTCTTCTCGCTGGGCCGCTGGGGCCTGCCGGTCAACGCCCTCGCCCTGCTCTACGGCGCGGCGATGACGGTGAACCTCGCCTGGCCGCGTGCCGCCGTCTACGACCCGACCGGCGGGCACTGGTACCTGCGCTGGTTCACCGTGCTCACCGTCGCCGCCGCGCTGCTGCTGGGCACCGCGTACCGGCTGGCCACCACCCGCCGCCGCTGA
- a CDS encoding GrpB family protein translates to MASDIRHQVVVVEPDPLWEQGGRTLAKELRGALGPLAVRVEHIGSTAIPGMAAKPVLDLQVSVADLAAAETVFDGPLGARGFRLSPYRYDHVPAGRDDDPERWAKRYWSRRGEAAAGPDCNLHVRLVGSPNERLALLFRDWFRAHPEAVPAYAQFKTVLAGALADLDDYADVKDPVVDLVVVVAEEWAAATGWEPYRT, encoded by the coding sequence GTGGCATCGGATATCCGGCACCAGGTCGTCGTGGTCGAGCCCGATCCGCTGTGGGAGCAGGGCGGACGCACGCTCGCGAAGGAGCTGCGCGGCGCGCTCGGCCCGCTCGCGGTGCGCGTCGAGCACATCGGCAGCACGGCGATCCCCGGGATGGCCGCCAAGCCCGTCCTCGACCTGCAGGTGAGTGTCGCCGACCTCGCGGCGGCGGAGACGGTTTTCGACGGGCCGCTCGGCGCACGGGGGTTCCGGCTCTCGCCGTACCGGTACGACCACGTGCCGGCCGGACGGGACGACGACCCGGAGCGGTGGGCCAAGCGGTACTGGTCGCGACGCGGCGAAGCCGCTGCGGGCCCGGACTGCAACCTGCACGTGCGGCTCGTCGGGTCGCCGAACGAGCGGCTGGCGCTGCTGTTCCGCGACTGGTTCCGCGCCCACCCCGAGGCGGTGCCCGCGTACGCGCAGTTCAAGACGGTGCTCGCCGGTGCCCTCGCCGACCTGGACGACTACGCCGACGTCAAGGACCCGGTGGTCGACCTGGTCGTGGTGGTGGCGGAGGAGTGGGCCGCGGCGACCGGTTGGGAGCCGTACCGCACCTGA
- a CDS encoding NAD(P)H-binding protein — translation MKVFQIGAAGGVGRPLARLLTAGGDTVSGMYRAPGQVDAVRETGATPVVGDLVAETVDELAAKLAGHDAVVFSAGAHGTGPDQTTLIDGRGLEKAADAAVRAGVRTFVLVSVFPDAGRDRETNEGFEHYMRVKKTADVYLSGTDLDWLIVRPGTLRDGAATGRVTAGLAVEYGEVRRENVAAFIAAALHQPTLRRVIVELTDGDTPVADAAAHLAAGGGAWS, via the coding sequence GTGAAGGTGTTCCAGATCGGTGCCGCCGGTGGTGTCGGACGCCCGCTCGCGCGGCTGCTCACGGCGGGCGGTGACACGGTGTCGGGGATGTACCGGGCGCCCGGTCAGGTCGACGCGGTCCGGGAGACCGGCGCCACCCCGGTGGTCGGCGATCTGGTCGCCGAGACGGTGGACGAGCTGGCCGCCAAGCTGGCCGGGCACGACGCGGTGGTGTTCTCGGCCGGCGCGCACGGCACCGGGCCGGACCAGACCACGCTGATCGACGGCCGGGGGCTGGAGAAGGCCGCGGACGCCGCCGTCCGGGCCGGGGTGCGCACCTTCGTCCTGGTGTCGGTCTTCCCGGACGCGGGCCGGGACCGGGAGACCAACGAGGGTTTCGAGCACTACATGCGGGTGAAGAAGACCGCGGACGTGTACCTGTCCGGCACCGACCTGGACTGGCTGATCGTGCGGCCCGGCACGCTCCGCGACGGCGCCGCGACCGGACGGGTCACCGCCGGGCTGGCGGTGGAGTACGGGGAGGTGCGGCGGGAGAACGTCGCCGCGTTCATCGCGGCGGCCCTGCACCAGCCGACGCTGCGCCGGGTGATCGTCGAACTCACCGACGGCGACACGCCGGTGGCCGACGCGGCGGCCCACCTGGCGGCCGGCGGCGGCGCCTGGTCCTGA
- a CDS encoding YciI family protein: MPRFMTLIRIDEKAAADFESDPGFEQRMGALFEEITKAGVMLETNGLKPTAEGTRLSWQGGKVSLTDGPFTETREVVGGYAIMQCKDMAEAQEWTRRFLSTHPESWEVGAEIRQIDEMPTPPGN, encoded by the coding sequence ATGCCCCGATTCATGACGCTGATCCGTATCGACGAGAAGGCGGCCGCCGATTTCGAGTCGGACCCGGGTTTCGAGCAGCGGATGGGTGCCCTGTTCGAGGAGATCACCAAGGCGGGCGTGATGCTGGAGACCAACGGGCTGAAGCCGACGGCGGAGGGCACCCGGCTGTCCTGGCAGGGCGGCAAGGTGAGCCTGACGGACGGTCCGTTCACCGAGACGCGCGAGGTGGTCGGCGGGTACGCGATCATGCAGTGCAAGGACATGGCGGAGGCGCAGGAGTGGACCCGCCGCTTCCTGTCCACCCACCCGGAGAGCTGGGAGGTGGGCGCCGAGATCCGGCAGATCGACGAGATGCCGACCCCGCCCGGCAACTGA
- a CDS encoding S26 family signal peptidase has product MGALDAVAARVAAGATVEFRPTGTSMVPLVRSRQLVAVAPADPTRLRPGDIVLAKVAGTVYLHLVSSVDPARKRVQISNNRGRVNGWTSHDRVYGICLAVDGVPRPGAADKARTG; this is encoded by the coding sequence ATGGGCGCATTGGACGCAGTCGCAGCACGCGTCGCCGCAGGGGCGACCGTCGAATTCCGACCGACCGGCACGTCGATGGTGCCGCTCGTCCGCAGCCGCCAACTCGTCGCCGTCGCCCCGGCCGACCCGACCAGGCTGCGCCCCGGCGACATCGTCCTCGCCAAAGTCGCCGGCACCGTCTACCTGCACCTGGTGTCGTCCGTCGACCCGGCCCGCAAGCGCGTCCAGATCAGCAACAACCGCGGCCGCGTCAACGGCTGGACCAGCCACGACCGGGTCTACGGCATCTGCCTCGCGGTGGACGGTGTCCCGCGCCCCGGCGCCGCCGACAAGGCGCGCACCGGCTGA